From a region of the Anomalospiza imberbis isolate Cuckoo-Finch-1a 21T00152 chromosome 3, ASM3175350v1, whole genome shotgun sequence genome:
- the NDUFAF4 gene encoding NADH dehydrogenase [ubiquinone] 1 alpha subcomplex assembly factor 4 has protein sequence MPRAQARLAATMGGRVTRVFRNFNVENRARREISKEKPTPAPRHHTARLDTMADSPEIKEEVLRKDDRFLTLLKDVYVESRDPPVQVKDGGGEHLPSKQEEKRLTKLGHLEGLDVKKVPKGKISLVEALTLLNNHKLQPQIWTAEKIAAEYSLELKEVNSLLEFFIPFAVQEFPKETKKAITSHKPKKLT, from the exons ATGCCCCGTGCGCAGGCGCGGCTGGCGGCGACGATGGGCGGGCGGGTGACCCGGGTGTTCCGGAATTTCAACGTGGAGAATCGGGCCCGCCGTGAGATCAGCAAGGAGAAGCCCACGCCCGCGCCGCGGCACCACACCGCCCGGCTGGACACCATGGCCG ATAGCCCAGAGATAAAAGAAGAAGTTCTCAGAAAGGACGATAGGTTCCTCACATTGCTCAAAGATGTTTATGTCGAGTCCAGAGATCCACCAGTGCAG GTAAAAGATGGAGGTGGTGAACATCTTCCAAGtaaacaggaggaaaagagaCTTACAAAATTAGGGCACTTGGAAGGTCTAGATGTTAAGAAAGTTCCCAAAGGCAAAATTTCCCTTGTGGAGGCTCTGACACTTCTTAATAATCATAAACTTCAACCTCAAATATGGACTGCAGAGAAAATAGCAGCAGAATACAGTCTGGAACTGAAGGAGGTCAACTCTCTTCTGGAATTCTTCATTCCTTTCGCTGTGCAGGAATTTCctaaagaaaccaaaaaagccATAACAAGCCATAAACCAAAAAAgttaacataa